From a single Phragmites australis chromosome 7, lpPhrAust1.1, whole genome shotgun sequence genomic region:
- the LOC133924507 gene encoding zinc finger protein CONSTANS-LIKE 5-like: MEGDDKSVGGTYWGLGARPCDACGAEAARLYCRADAAFLCAGCDARAHGAGSRHARVWLCEVCEHAPAAVTCKADAAALCPACDADIHSANPLARRHERLPVAPFFGALTDAPKPFASSTAVAKVGTHGAADNDDGSNEAEAASWLLPEPDHGQQDGVAGSADVFFADSDPYLDLDFARSMDDIKAIGVQNVPPELDLTGAKLFYSDHSMNHSVSSSEAAVVPDAAGGVAAVPVVSRGREREARLMRYREKRKSRRFEKTIRYASRKAYAETRPRIKGRFAKRTGAAEAEAEGEDEEIYSSAAAAVAALMAPGADADYSVDGVVPTF, encoded by the exons ATGGAGGGAGACGACAAGTCGGTGGGAGGGACCTACTGGGGCCTGGGCGCGCGGCCCTGCGACGCGTGCGGGGCCGAGGCGGCGCGGCTCTACTGCCGCGCGGACGCCGCGTTCCTCTGTGCCGGCTGCGACGCGCGCGCGCACGGTGCCGGGTCGCGGCACGCGCGCGTGTGGCTCTGCGAGGTCTGCGAGCACGCGCCAGCCGCCGTCACCTGCAAGGCCGACGCCGCAGCGCTCTGCCCCGCCTGCGATGCGGACATCCACTCGGCCAACCCGCTCGCGCGGCGCCACGAGCGGCTGCCCGTGGCGCCCTTCTTCGGCGCGCTGACCGACGCGCCCAAGCCCTTCGCCTCGTCGACGGCCGTGGCAAAAGTGGGGACCcacggcgcggccgacaacgacGACGGGAGCAACGAGGCCGAGGCGGCGTCGTGGCTCCTCCCCGAGCCCGACCACGGGCAGCAAGACGGAGTTGCGGGTTCCGCCGACGTGTTCTTCGCGGACTCCGATCCTTACCTCGACCTCGACTTCGCGCGCTCCATGGACGACATCAAGGCCATTGGCGTCCAGAACGTTCCGCCCGAGCTCGACCTCACCGGCGCCAAGCTCTTCTACTCCGACCACTCCATGAACCACAGC GTGTCATCGTCAGAGGCGGCAGTGGTGCCTGACGCGGCGGGCGGCGTGGCGGCCGTGCCGGTGGTGAGCAGGGGGAGGGAGCGGGAGGCGCGGCTGATGCGGTACAGGGAGAAGCGAAAGAGCCGGCGGTTCGAGAAGACCATCCGGTACGCGTCCCGCAAGGCGTACGCGGAGACGCGGCCGCGCATCAAGGGCCGGTTCGCCAAGCGCACCggcgcggccgaggccgaggcggagGGGGAAGACGAGGAGATATACTcctcggccgcggccgccgtggCCGCGCTCATGGCGCCCGGCGCCGACGCCGACTACAGCGTCGATGGCGTCGTGCCCACGTtctga
- the LOC133925531 gene encoding classical arabinogalactan protein 9-like, protein MNPSPSAVEFEFLKEYDTAPTPIGPSHFVSCAGSSASGSGTPLTVLTLCPAPDSIGCPPVTPHPLMTTHTIFAPTGATMSPPPLGSPPAASPVGPPPAASPVGSPLTALSTGSPPVGSPPPAALYVGSPPAAFQPNGTLPRALL, encoded by the coding sequence ATGAATCCATCTCCATCCGCTGTTGAGTTTGAGTTCTTGAAAGAATATGACACCGCGCCGACCCCTATTGGACCATCACATTTTGTTTCATGTGCAGGTTCGTCAGCATCGGGCTCTGGGACGCCTCTCACCGTGCTCACTCTGTGCCCTGCGCCTGACTCTATTGGGTGCCCGCCGGTCACGCCCCACCCGCTCATGACCACGCACACAATTTTTGCGCCGACCGGAGCCACGATGTCCCCACCGCCGCTCGGCTCGCCACCCGCGGCTTCGCCCGTGGGACCGCCACCCGCTGCCTCACCCGTGGGCTCACCACTAACAGCCTTGTCCACAGGCTCGCCGCCTGTGGGATCACCACCTCCTGCAGCTCTGTATGTTGGCTCTCCACCCGCGGCCTTCCAGCCCAATGGCACCCTCCCCAGGGCTCTCCTCTAG
- the LOC133925532 gene encoding uncharacterized protein LOC133925532 has product MAVQNIRALVPVTLDLSSSNLNKWRGQFLTTLGKYSLTAHVLSDDSQPDSPNLCRMDCIVREWLYGTISHDLCEIVMESGVTARAVWTALEGRFIDNKETLSLHLDAEFRAFVQGDINISDYYHRLKSMADALDDLSEPVLDRILVLAILHGLNEKFAYMAALLKRQHPFPTFLEVRSDLLLDELEMASRPSPLSTVLVATASSGAKDSALPSGGQGATTTSRSSASSSGGSSSANC; this is encoded by the coding sequence ATGGCTGTCCAAAACATCCGAGCCCTTGTGCCTGTCACCCTCGACCTCAGCTCGTCCAACTTAAACAAGTGGCGCGGTCAATTCCTCACCACCTTGGGCAAGTACTCCCTCACCGCCCATGTCCTCTCCGACGACTCTCAACCCGACTCGCCCAATTTGTGTCGCATGGACTGCATCGTGCGCGAGTGGTTGTACGGCACCATCTCCCACGACCTCTGCGAGATCGTCATGGAGTCCGGCGTCACTGCGCGAGCCGTGTGGACAGCCCTCGAAGGGCGATTCATCGACAACAAGGAGACACTCTCTCTTCACCTCGATGCCGAGTTTCGTGCCTTCGTCCAGGGAGACATCAACATCTCGGACTACTATCATCGCTTGAAGAGCATGGCCGACGCTCTCGACGATCTTAGCGAGCCTGTCCTCGACCGAATTCTCGTGCTTGCGATCCTCCATGGCTTGAACGAGAAATTTGCGTACATGGCGGCACTCCTAAAGCGACAACATCCTTTCCCGACGTTTCTTGAGGTGCGGTCTGACTTGCTCCTCGACGAACTTGAGATGGCCTCCCGTCCCAGCCCGTTGTCCACAGTCCTCGTCGCCACGGCCTCCTCTGGGGCCAAGGACAGTGCACTGCCATCCGGTGGCCAGGGCGCTACCACCACCAGCCGTAGCAGTGCCTCTTCCTCCGGCGGGTCCTCTAGTGCTAACTGTTGA